Proteins from a single region of Akkermansiaceae bacterium:
- a CDS encoding HlyC/CorC family transporter, producing MSSVLFEIVLIFVLLLANGVFAMTEIAIVSSRRGKLQAMAEGGNKGAAKALELADTPERFLSTVQIGITLIGILASIFGGARIADKLAVSMEGIPWLGQFADNTAFIIVIGALTYFSLVIGELVPKRLAMQYPESIASVMARPMAFISRITAIFVYFLSGSTTFILRLLGLGSATAEGMSKDEFRVLIREGVIAGTIEQGESTMMEGVLAFEKLDVYDLMIPRPKVVWIDVESKHEDTWPVIVRSSQSFFPVYQKDRDNLVGVISIKDCYAQLAAGVPISFRHLMRPPLLVPEVQKASATLETFRATGDHVAFVVDEFGGVIGMVTLIDLMESIVGDVPSVEERRTLSIQQRTDGSWLIDGLFEIEKLGRHLAGFTHPVEAGDEYQTVAGFFGAKLARVPVEGDIIRDSGWIFEIVDMDGIRVDKVIASVDPDAVKEEEVENVEEITVAGN from the coding sequence ATGAGCTCAGTCCTGTTTGAGATCGTCCTGATCTTCGTCCTCCTCCTCGCAAACGGCGTGTTCGCCATGACGGAAATCGCGATCGTTTCCTCCCGCCGGGGAAAACTCCAGGCCATGGCGGAAGGCGGGAACAAGGGCGCGGCGAAGGCGCTGGAGCTGGCGGATACCCCGGAGCGCTTCCTTTCCACCGTCCAGATCGGCATCACCCTGATCGGCATCCTCGCCAGCATATTCGGGGGTGCCCGCATCGCGGACAAGCTCGCGGTCAGCATGGAGGGCATCCCCTGGCTCGGCCAGTTCGCGGACAACACGGCTTTCATCATTGTCATCGGCGCCCTGACCTATTTTTCACTCGTCATCGGGGAACTGGTGCCGAAGCGGCTGGCCATGCAGTATCCGGAGTCCATCGCCAGCGTCATGGCCAGGCCGATGGCGTTCATATCGAGGATCACCGCGATTTTCGTGTATTTCCTTTCCGGCTCCACGACTTTCATTCTCAGATTGTTGGGTCTGGGGTCGGCAACCGCCGAGGGAATGTCCAAAGATGAGTTCCGCGTGCTGATCCGCGAGGGCGTCATCGCTGGCACCATCGAGCAGGGCGAGTCCACCATGATGGAGGGCGTGCTGGCATTCGAGAAACTGGACGTCTATGACCTCATGATCCCGCGTCCGAAGGTGGTCTGGATCGATGTGGAGTCCAAACATGAGGACACCTGGCCGGTCATCGTCCGCAGTTCCCAGAGCTTTTTCCCCGTCTATCAGAAGGACCGGGACAACCTGGTGGGGGTGATTTCGATCAAGGATTGCTACGCCCAGCTTGCCGCCGGGGTGCCCATTTCCTTTCGCCACCTCATGCGCCCGCCGCTCTTGGTTCCGGAAGTGCAGAAAGCCAGCGCCACGCTGGAAACCTTCCGCGCCACCGGGGACCACGTCGCCTTCGTGGTGGATGAGTTCGGCGGTGTCATCGGCATGGTGACCCTCATCGACCTGATGGAGTCCATCGTCGGTGACGTGCCATCGGTGGAGGAGAGGCGGACGTTGTCGATCCAGCAACGGACCGACGGAAGCTGGCTCATCGACGGGCTTTTCGAGATCGAGAAACTCGGCCGCCACCTCGCCGGTTTCACCCATCCGGTGGAGGCCGGGGACGAATACCAGACCGTCGCCGGATTCTTCGGCGCGAAGCTGGCGCGGGTCCCCGTCGAAGGCGACATCATCCGCGACAGCGGCTGGATCTTCGAGATCGTGGACATGGACGGCATCCGCGTCGACAAGGTGATCGCCAGTGTCGATCCGGACGCGGTGAAGGAGGAGGAAGTGGAAAATGTGGAAGAGATTACAGTGGCGGGGAACTGA
- a CDS encoding redoxin domain-containing protein, producing the protein MKLLAYATLAGAFALASVTAKEVGKAAPEFSVQDTAGKEVSLADHKGKTIVLEWVNFGCPFVKKHYGSGNMQKLQETYTAKEVVWLTVSSANKDKADVFVEGSKLAEAAKDQGSKATAILVDGDGKLGKSYGAEVTPHMMIIDKEGKLAYRGEIDSLHTTEQSDVAKADKTFANALDNVLAGKPVENANNKPYGCGVKY; encoded by the coding sequence ATGAAACTACTCGCATACGCCACCCTCGCCGGAGCCTTCGCGCTCGCCTCCGTGACCGCCAAAGAGGTCGGAAAAGCAGCGCCTGAGTTCTCCGTCCAGGACACCGCTGGCAAGGAAGTCTCCCTCGCTGACCATAAGGGAAAAACCATCGTCCTCGAGTGGGTGAACTTCGGCTGCCCGTTCGTGAAAAAGCACTACGGCAGCGGCAACATGCAGAAACTGCAGGAAACCTACACCGCCAAGGAAGTGGTCTGGCTGACCGTCAGCTCCGCCAACAAGGACAAGGCGGACGTTTTCGTTGAAGGCTCCAAGCTCGCCGAAGCCGCCAAGGACCAGGGCAGCAAGGCCACCGCGATCCTCGTTGATGGCGATGGCAAGCTCGGCAAGAGCTACGGCGCGGAAGTCACCCCGCACATGATGATCATCGACAAGGAAGGCAAGCTCGCCTACCGCGGTGAGATCGACTCCCTCCACACCACCGAGCAGTCCGATGTCGCCAAGGCCGACAAGACCTTCGCCAACGCGCTCGACAATGTGCTCGCCGGCAAGCCGGTCGAGAACGCCAACAACAAGCCATACGGCTGCGGTGTGAAATACTGA
- a CDS encoding TerC family protein — protein sequence MIWAWLIFLGFVLLMLALDLGVFHRKSHVVGMKEALSWSAVWITLGLAFSVAVYFAYENHWFDLGNTRDAVDGVVNNGRLAATKYLTGYVVEKSLSVDNIFVIAMVFGSLAVPAQYQHRVLFWGILGALVMRGAMIGIGAALVQNFHWILYVFGVFLIITGLKMLFMKEKEEHPENNALVRFLKKRFPITRDFHGQHFLVKAGAPTSQEPETPGAVVVPDPVVQAAPAGKWLLTPLAVALILVEFTDVIFAVDSIPAIFAITADPFLVFTSNVFAILGLRSLYFALAGMIAKFRYLKPALSLILLVVGVKMLTAKYLKAWLGESFNFVVLGVILALLVAGVVTSLVVGAEDDEKKGA from the coding sequence ATGATTTGGGCCTGGTTGATCTTCCTCGGTTTCGTGTTACTCATGCTCGCGCTGGACCTCGGCGTGTTCCATCGCAAGTCCCACGTGGTGGGGATGAAGGAAGCCCTCAGTTGGTCCGCGGTGTGGATCACCCTCGGCCTCGCGTTCTCCGTGGCGGTGTATTTCGCCTATGAGAACCATTGGTTCGATCTGGGGAACACCCGCGACGCGGTGGACGGGGTGGTGAACAACGGCCGGTTGGCCGCCACCAAGTACCTCACCGGGTATGTGGTGGAGAAGTCCCTCAGCGTGGACAACATCTTCGTCATCGCCATGGTTTTCGGCTCGCTGGCGGTCCCCGCCCAGTACCAGCACCGGGTGTTGTTCTGGGGTATCCTCGGCGCGCTGGTGATGCGCGGCGCCATGATCGGCATCGGCGCGGCCCTCGTGCAGAATTTCCACTGGATCCTGTATGTCTTCGGTGTGTTCCTGATCATCACCGGACTGAAGATGCTCTTCATGAAGGAGAAGGAGGAGCACCCGGAGAACAACGCGCTGGTCCGCTTCCTCAAGAAACGCTTCCCCATCACCCGGGATTTCCACGGCCAGCACTTCCTCGTGAAGGCGGGCGCACCCACCTCCCAGGAGCCGGAGACCCCCGGTGCGGTGGTCGTTCCGGATCCCGTCGTGCAGGCGGCTCCCGCCGGAAAATGGCTGCTCACCCCGCTCGCGGTGGCGCTCATCCTGGTGGAGTTCACGGACGTCATCTTCGCGGTGGACTCCATCCCCGCCATCTTCGCCATCACGGCGGATCCCTTCCTGGTCTTCACCAGCAACGTCTTCGCCATCCTCGGCCTGCGTTCGCTCTACTTCGCCCTGGCGGGGATGATCGCGAAGTTCCGCTACCTCAAGCCCGCCCTCTCCCTCATCCTGCTGGTGGTCGGTGTGAAGATGCTCACCGCCAAGTACCTCAAGGCCTGGCTCGGGGAGTCCTTCAACTTCGTGGTGCTTGGCGTCATCCTCGCCCTCCTGGTGGCGGGTGTGGTCACCTCGCTCGTTGTGGGTGCGGAGGACGATGAAAAGAAAGGCGCTTGA
- a CDS encoding MFS transporter — protein MSQPYPSHPSVPTGKSWWGKLGPYQRLVFVVATLAWLFDCLDQQLFNLARSPAMTSLLGQNQTIELGFITTTAGTLATSIFILGWATGGMIFGSLGDRFGRAKMLSTCVLLYSIATGLSALSVHFIDFCIYRFITGLGVGGVFGLAVALVADTVPGEVRPRALGVLQSFSAVGNVSAGLIGLTIALTHFGDSPTYWKWLFVIGALPAFLVAVIQMRMKEPPAWLEARERATAQGKKAGSYKDLFGHPTWRKHALLGMTLSCAGVVGLWGIGVFSSDLVGDIITNSLREAGAGAQEISKGKQTWMSINLLVFNVGAFAGMLAFTRATEAWGRKKAFAISFIGSLLVTVFVFQKLGTINGRWDILWMTPLMGFFHLTVFAGFSIYLPELFPTRLRATGVSFCYNVGRYLAALGPLLLGTMIATFAKTAEAEAVKAAGASASDSALAALKAAAKIDAFRDAASWMCVIFLLGVVVLPFLPETKGQPLPED, from the coding sequence ATGTCACAGCCCTACCCTTCCCATCCCTCCGTACCCACCGGCAAAAGCTGGTGGGGCAAGCTCGGCCCCTATCAGCGTCTCGTGTTCGTCGTAGCCACCCTGGCGTGGCTTTTCGACTGCCTTGACCAACAGCTTTTCAACCTGGCGCGCAGCCCCGCGATGACCTCGCTGCTGGGCCAGAACCAAACCATCGAGCTGGGATTCATCACCACCACGGCGGGAACGCTCGCCACCTCCATCTTCATCCTCGGCTGGGCCACGGGCGGGATGATCTTCGGTTCGCTCGGTGACCGGTTCGGCAGGGCCAAGATGCTCTCCACCTGCGTGTTGCTCTACTCGATCGCGACGGGACTTTCGGCGCTTTCGGTCCATTTCATCGACTTCTGCATCTACCGTTTCATCACCGGTCTGGGTGTCGGCGGGGTGTTCGGTCTGGCCGTGGCTCTGGTCGCGGATACCGTTCCCGGTGAAGTCCGTCCGCGGGCGCTCGGAGTGCTCCAGTCCTTCTCAGCGGTGGGTAACGTGAGCGCGGGCCTCATCGGCCTCACCATCGCCCTCACCCACTTCGGTGACAGCCCGACCTATTGGAAATGGCTGTTCGTGATCGGCGCGCTGCCCGCCTTCCTGGTCGCCGTGATCCAGATGCGGATGAAAGAGCCGCCGGCATGGCTGGAGGCCCGCGAGCGGGCAACCGCGCAGGGCAAAAAGGCCGGTTCCTACAAGGACCTCTTCGGCCACCCGACCTGGCGCAAGCATGCGCTGCTGGGCATGACCCTCTCCTGTGCCGGTGTCGTCGGCCTGTGGGGCATCGGGGTTTTCTCGAGCGATCTGGTCGGTGACATCATCACCAACAGCCTCCGCGAAGCCGGAGCCGGAGCACAGGAAATCAGCAAGGGCAAGCAGACCTGGATGTCCATCAACCTGCTGGTGTTCAACGTCGGCGCGTTCGCCGGGATGCTCGCCTTCACCCGCGCCACGGAAGCCTGGGGGCGGAAAAAAGCCTTCGCCATCTCATTCATCGGCTCCCTGCTGGTGACGGTCTTCGTCTTCCAGAAGCTGGGAACCATCAACGGCCGCTGGGACATCCTGTGGATGACCCCCCTGATGGGTTTCTTCCACCTCACGGTGTTCGCCGGATTCTCCATCTATCTTCCGGAGCTGTTCCCGACCCGCCTGCGCGCGACGGGTGTTTCCTTCTGCTACAACGTGGGCCGCTATCTGGCCGCGCTCGGTCCGCTGCTGCTGGGCACGATGATCGCCACCTTCGCCAAAACCGCGGAAGCGGAAGCGGTGAAAGCCGCCGGTGCCTCCGCATCGGACTCCGCGCTCGCCGCGCTGAAGGCCGCCGCGAAGATCGATGCCTTCCGCGACGCCGCCTCCTGGATGTGCGTGATCTTCCTGCTCGGCGTGGTCGTCCTGCCGTTCCTCCCGGAAACGAAAGGCCAGCCGCTGCCTGAGGACTGA
- a CDS encoding DUF1287 domain-containing protein, whose protein sequence is MARKGSGFYNTIEYIGPRPQKPKRPNIFGGWVILVIAGGIAFWFGKPLVQSLQAAQNGTTQEDTNSVIARLSESSSPGDRLAEVAISHSRESVSFDASYYKIDFPGGDVPANKGKAEDVIVRCYRRLGVDLQALVNQDMTANFQDYPPLFAATAPDPNIDHRRAANLHRFFSRHGEKLENTRNPADYRPGDIVVWSLANGKTHIGIVVPNPTGKANDPWVVHNNGAGVKWESGLFDSTITGHFRYSPKSRDTASALPQKDADAPEIESF, encoded by the coding sequence ATGGCCCGCAAAGGATCAGGTTTTTACAATACCATCGAGTACATCGGTCCCCGTCCGCAGAAGCCCAAACGGCCGAACATTTTCGGCGGCTGGGTCATTCTGGTGATCGCGGGCGGCATCGCCTTCTGGTTCGGCAAGCCTCTCGTCCAGTCCCTCCAGGCGGCGCAGAACGGGACCACCCAGGAAGACACGAACTCCGTCATCGCGCGCCTGAGTGAATCCTCCTCGCCGGGCGACCGTCTCGCCGAAGTGGCCATCTCGCATTCCCGGGAGTCCGTTTCCTTCGATGCTTCCTACTACAAGATCGATTTCCCCGGCGGTGACGTGCCGGCCAACAAGGGCAAGGCGGAGGACGTGATCGTCCGCTGCTACCGCCGCCTGGGAGTGGACCTGCAGGCGCTGGTCAACCAGGACATGACCGCCAACTTCCAGGACTATCCGCCGCTTTTCGCAGCGACCGCCCCGGACCCGAACATCGACCACCGCCGGGCCGCGAACCTCCACCGCTTCTTCAGCCGCCATGGCGAAAAGCTGGAGAACACCCGGAATCCGGCGGATTACCGTCCCGGTGACATCGTCGTCTGGTCCCTTGCCAACGGCAAGACCCACATTGGCATCGTCGTCCCGAACCCTACCGGCAAGGCGAATGATCCATGGGTTGTCCATAACAACGGCGCTGGCGTGAAGTGGGAGAGCGGCCTGTTCGACTCCACCATCACCGGTCATTTCCGCTACTCCCCGAAGAGCCGTGACACCGCGTCAGCCCTCCCGCAAAAGGACGCGGACGCTCCGGAAATCGAAAGCTTCTGA
- a CDS encoding aspartate kinase, with translation MALIVQKYGGTSVGSLDRIRNVASRLKRTRDEGNQVVAVVSAMSGVTDGLIKMAKELSENPSERELDVLVSTGEQQSIALVTMALHDLGVPAASITGRQAGIQTTGSHTRGRIADINGSLMKGLLDEGKTLVVAGFQGVTKEGMIHTLGRGGSDLTAIAVAAALKADVCQILTDVDGVYTCDPRIVKNARKLPEISYDEMLEMASSGSKVMQSRSVEFAKKFGVIFEVRSSLNDNPGTLVLEEHANMEDVVIRGISIERSQARVTIAGIPDAPGMSGKILGALAEAEINLDMIVSNIAHDGAARHSFTMHSSDLGKAQAALKPVLAELSPDAKIETEAGIAKLSAVGIGMRSHSGVAATMFKALGDKNINIGMISTSEIKIAVTVDEIHIEDAARAVHDAFELDKAPA, from the coding sequence ATGGCCCTCATCGTCCAGAAATACGGCGGAACCTCCGTCGGTAGCCTTGATCGCATCCGAAATGTCGCCTCGCGCCTGAAACGCACCCGCGACGAGGGCAACCAGGTGGTTGCCGTCGTTTCCGCGATGTCCGGCGTGACCGACGGCCTCATCAAGATGGCGAAGGAACTCTCGGAGAATCCTTCCGAGCGCGAACTGGACGTCCTCGTTTCCACCGGGGAGCAGCAATCCATCGCCCTGGTGACCATGGCATTGCACGATCTCGGCGTGCCTGCGGCCTCCATCACCGGCCGCCAGGCGGGCATCCAGACCACCGGTTCCCACACCCGTGGCCGCATCGCCGACATCAACGGCTCCCTGATGAAGGGCCTGCTCGACGAGGGCAAGACCCTCGTCGTCGCCGGTTTCCAAGGCGTGACCAAGGAAGGCATGATCCACACGCTGGGCCGTGGTGGGTCCGACCTGACCGCCATCGCCGTGGCCGCCGCGCTGAAAGCGGACGTCTGCCAGATCCTCACGGATGTGGATGGCGTCTATACCTGCGACCCGCGGATCGTCAAAAACGCCCGCAAGCTGCCGGAAATTTCCTATGACGAGATGCTGGAAATGGCGTCCTCCGGCTCCAAGGTCATGCAGTCCCGCTCCGTCGAGTTCGCGAAGAAATTCGGCGTCATTTTCGAAGTCCGCTCCTCTCTCAACGATAACCCCGGCACCCTGGTGCTAGAAGAACACGCAAATATGGAAGACGTCGTCATCCGTGGTATCTCCATCGAACGCTCTCAGGCCCGCGTCACCATCGCCGGCATCCCAGATGCCCCCGGCATGTCCGGCAAGATCCTCGGCGCGCTCGCCGAAGCCGAGATCAACCTGGACATGATCGTGTCCAACATCGCCCACGACGGAGCGGCCCGCCACTCGTTCACCATGCATTCCAGCGACCTCGGCAAGGCCCAGGCCGCGCTGAAGCCGGTGCTGGCGGAGCTTTCCCCGGACGCGAAGATCGAGACCGAGGCCGGCATCGCCAAGCTTTCCGCCGTCGGCATCGGCATGCGCTCCCACTCCGGAGTCGCGGCCACCATGTTCAAGGCGCTGGGCGACAAGAACATCAACATCGGCATGATCTCCACCTCGGAAATCAAGATCGCCGTGACGGTGGATGAGATCCACATCGAGGACGCCGCCCGCGCCGTCCACGACGCCTTCGAGCTGGACAAGGCACCCGCCTGA
- a CDS encoding GTPase/DUF3482 domain-containing protein encodes MNGLVTSDVPAFAVVGRVNMGKSAVIATLLEIDDQDVVRVSATPGETTRCQPHRVIFGGRECIRFIDTPGFSRPVEALRVIRSLHGEGTPNLETLRRFVAEAGEDFGDEKRLLEPLLEGAGVLYVVDPAKPLRDDFLAEMEILRWTGRPRLALLNRRADATGPDEEAWRTSLGGTFNLVRSFDAHQARYEERLRLLKSLLEIEERHRGKLEETIRLVEDEWERRREESAEIIIGFFEEALSLRVEATLEERDLTLPSRRERKAELLGKQYFEKLSALEKDCFAALLKIHRHHLLKADTNIDAFHGIDLESDETWTKWGLKRGQLALVSALTGAAGGLAVDAATGGLTHGAGTVLGGLLGGAAAWFKGGSLPDLRIDLTGGIKLGAGEGKTLSMGPPKNPNFPWVLLDGILSRYRQMLARAHGRRDVEVLEGTGEGFTRHFPRERRDVLAKWFNSCLKGSPNRALEPEVFQALVAALEEV; translated from the coding sequence ATGAACGGCCTGGTGACCTCTGACGTCCCCGCGTTCGCGGTGGTCGGGCGGGTGAACATGGGCAAGTCCGCCGTGATCGCCACGTTGCTGGAAATCGATGACCAGGACGTGGTCCGGGTGAGCGCAACCCCGGGTGAAACGACGCGTTGCCAGCCCCACCGGGTGATCTTCGGAGGCCGGGAGTGCATCCGTTTCATCGACACCCCGGGCTTCTCCCGGCCGGTGGAGGCGCTGCGGGTCATCCGTTCCCTGCATGGGGAGGGCACGCCGAACCTGGAAACGCTGCGCCGCTTCGTGGCGGAGGCGGGCGAGGATTTCGGGGACGAGAAGCGCCTGCTGGAGCCGCTGCTGGAAGGCGCGGGCGTTCTCTATGTGGTCGATCCGGCGAAGCCGCTGCGGGATGACTTCCTGGCGGAAATGGAGATCCTGCGCTGGACCGGCCGGCCGCGGCTGGCGCTGCTGAACCGGCGTGCCGATGCCACCGGACCAGATGAGGAAGCCTGGCGGACCAGCCTGGGCGGGACCTTCAATCTCGTCCGCAGCTTCGACGCCCACCAAGCCCGCTACGAGGAACGGCTGAGGCTTCTCAAGTCCCTGCTGGAGATCGAGGAACGCCACCGGGGGAAACTGGAGGAGACCATCCGCCTGGTGGAGGATGAGTGGGAGCGGAGGCGGGAGGAATCCGCGGAGATCATCATCGGCTTCTTCGAGGAAGCACTCTCCCTGCGGGTGGAGGCGACGCTGGAGGAGAGGGACCTGACCCTGCCATCCCGGCGGGAACGGAAGGCGGAGCTGCTGGGAAAGCAGTACTTCGAAAAGCTGTCCGCGCTCGAGAAGGACTGCTTCGCCGCGCTGCTGAAGATCCACCGCCATCACCTGCTGAAGGCGGACACGAACATCGATGCCTTCCATGGCATCGACCTGGAAAGCGATGAAACATGGACGAAGTGGGGCCTGAAGCGCGGCCAACTGGCGCTCGTCTCCGCCCTGACCGGCGCGGCGGGAGGTCTGGCGGTGGATGCCGCGACGGGCGGACTGACCCATGGTGCGGGAACCGTCCTCGGCGGACTGCTGGGAGGGGCCGCCGCGTGGTTCAAGGGCGGCAGCCTGCCGGACCTGCGGATCGATCTGACCGGCGGCATCAAGCTGGGTGCCGGGGAAGGCAAGACTCTCTCGATGGGTCCGCCGAAGAACCCGAATTTCCCCTGGGTGCTGTTGGACGGCATCCTCAGCCGCTACCGGCAGATGCTCGCCCGTGCGCATGGGCGCCGGGATGTGGAAGTGCTGGAAGGCACCGGGGAGGGCTTCACACGGCATTTCCCGCGCGAGCGCCGGGATGTCCTGGCGAAGTGGTTCAACTCCTGCCTGAAAGGCTCTCCGAACCGCGCGCTGGAGCCGGAGGTATTCCAAGCGCTGGTCGCCGCGCTCGAGGAGGTCTGA